One stretch of Chryseobacterium fluminis DNA includes these proteins:
- the rsfS gene encoding ribosome silencing factor, whose product MNKTAEKQALIDKIVEAIQDVKGEDIMIFDLSNIENSVAETFIICSGNSNTQVSALAGSVEKKVRNDLKDRPWHVEGTENSMWVLVDYVTVVVHIFQRETREYYDIEELWGDAKITKIESEY is encoded by the coding sequence ATGAATAAAACAGCAGAAAAGCAAGCGCTAATAGATAAAATTGTAGAGGCTATCCAGGATGTAAAAGGTGAAGATATTATGATTTTCGATCTTTCAAACATAGAAAACTCTGTAGCAGAAACTTTTATAATTTGTAGCGGAAATTCTAATACACAGGTATCTGCGTTGGCAGGAAGTGTAGAGAAGAAGGTAAGAAATGATCTTAAAGACAGACCATGGCATGTAGAAGGTACTGAAAACTCCATGTGGGTTTTGGTAGATTATGTTACAGTAGTCGTTCATATCTTCCAGAGAGAAACTCGTGAATATTATGACATCGAGGAACTTTGGGGAGATGCGAAAATTACAAAAATTGAAAGCGAATATTAA
- the ftsH gene encoding ATP-dependent zinc metalloprotease FtsH, which produces MNNKGFNWFFPIAIIALLLLFGSNFLGGENAKSIDEDGFFREMQSGKVQNVIIYKDTEKADVFLTQAAKTAMVSKTKENDPLSAFSMAPKADYSVKYGDLQLFLQKFDQVKAANPAIKTSKDYGAGKNPFMDILFSALIWIAILGLFYFLLFRKMGGGGGPGGQIFSIGKSKAKLFDEKERIQVTFKDVAGLEGAKEEVQEVVDFLKNSEKYTKLGGKIPKGVLLVGPPGTGKTLLAKAVAGEAKVPFFSLSGSDFVEMFVGVGASRVRDLFAQAKAKSPAIIFIDEIDAIGRARGKNNFSGGNDERENTLNQLLTEMDGFGTDTNVIVMAATNRADILDKALMRAGRFDRSIFVDLPELHERRQILDVHLKKIKLDDNVDRDFLAKQTPGFSGADIANLCNEAALIAARNNHTSVTKQDFLDAVDRIIGGLEKKNKAIKPSEKKRVAYHEAGHATISWLVEHASPLLKVTIVPRGRSLGAAWYLPEERQLTTTEQMLDELCATLGGRAAEQVIFNNISTGALSDLESVTKRAQAMVTIYGLSPNIGNISYYDSSGQSEYSFGKPYSEETAKKIDAEIKGIIETQYSRAVQILTDNKDKLDALANKLLEKEVIFREDLEEVFGKRAWDPELTEKPVTNTIPDVIEPTEQIIIKEKEGETGIQSPESPTQL; this is translated from the coding sequence ATGAATAATAAAGGATTCAACTGGTTTTTTCCGATTGCAATCATAGCTCTTTTGTTACTTTTCGGTTCTAATTTTTTAGGGGGTGAAAATGCAAAATCTATCGATGAAGATGGTTTCTTCAGAGAAATGCAGTCCGGAAAAGTTCAGAATGTAATAATATACAAAGATACCGAGAAAGCCGATGTGTTCCTTACGCAGGCAGCAAAAACAGCGATGGTGAGTAAAACCAAAGAAAACGACCCGCTTTCTGCTTTCTCAATGGCTCCAAAAGCAGATTATTCTGTAAAGTACGGAGATCTTCAACTTTTTCTTCAGAAATTTGATCAGGTAAAAGCCGCAAATCCGGCCATTAAAACCTCAAAAGATTACGGGGCTGGTAAAAATCCGTTTATGGATATTTTGTTCTCAGCACTGATCTGGATCGCCATTTTAGGATTATTCTATTTCCTTCTTTTCAGAAAGATGGGCGGTGGCGGAGGTCCCGGTGGACAGATTTTCTCCATAGGAAAGTCTAAAGCCAAACTTTTTGACGAAAAAGAAAGAATTCAGGTGACCTTTAAAGATGTTGCAGGTCTTGAAGGTGCTAAAGAAGAAGTACAGGAAGTTGTGGATTTCCTGAAGAATTCTGAAAAATATACGAAACTGGGAGGTAAAATTCCTAAGGGTGTCCTTTTAGTAGGGCCTCCGGGAACAGGAAAAACGTTACTGGCAAAAGCAGTAGCGGGTGAAGCTAAAGTTCCTTTCTTTTCACTTTCGGGATCTGATTTCGTGGAAATGTTTGTAGGAGTAGGAGCGTCGCGAGTAAGAGATCTCTTTGCTCAGGCTAAAGCGAAGTCTCCGGCCATTATCTTCATTGATGAGATTGATGCCATCGGACGTGCCAGAGGAAAAAATAATTTCTCAGGCGGAAATGATGAAAGAGAAAATACCCTGAACCAGCTTCTTACGGAAATGGATGGTTTCGGAACCGATACCAATGTTATTGTCATGGCAGCTACCAACAGAGCTGATATCCTGGATAAGGCTTTGATGAGAGCAGGACGTTTTGACCGTTCTATCTTTGTGGATCTTCCTGAGCTGCATGAAAGAAGACAGATTCTGGATGTTCACTTAAAGAAAATCAAACTTGATGACAATGTAGACCGTGATTTCCTGGCAAAACAAACACCGGGATTCAGTGGAGCAGACATAGCCAATTTATGTAACGAAGCCGCATTAATTGCAGCAAGAAATAACCATACTTCAGTAACAAAACAGGATTTCCTTGACGCTGTAGACAGAATCATCGGAGGTCTTGAGAAAAAGAATAAAGCCATTAAGCCTTCTGAAAAGAAGAGAGTAGCCTACCACGAAGCGGGACACGCCACTATTTCATGGTTGGTAGAACACGCTTCACCATTGCTTAAAGTAACGATCGTTCCAAGAGGACGTTCTCTGGGAGCTGCATGGTATCTGCCGGAAGAAAGACAGCTGACGACTACAGAACAGATGTTGGACGAATTATGTGCCACATTGGGAGGCAGAGCCGCAGAGCAGGTGATCTTCAATAATATTTCCACAGGAGCCCTTTCAGATTTGGAAAGTGTAACCAAAAGAGCACAGGCGATGGTAACCATTTATGGTCTGAGTCCGAATATTGGTAATATTTCTTACTATGACAGCTCAGGACAGTCTGAATATTCTTTTGGGAAACCTTATTCTGAAGAAACGGCAAAAAAGATTGACGCAGAAATAAAAGGAATTATTGAGACTCAGTACAGCAGAGCAGTTCAGATTCTTACAGATAATAAAGACAAACTGGATGCTTTGGCCAATAAGCTTTTGGAAAAAGAAGTTATTTTCCGTGAAGATCTGGAAGAGGTCTTCGGAAAAAGAGCCTGGGATCCTGAACTCACAGAGAAACCTGTTACCAACACGATTCCTGATGTGATAGAGCCTACTGAACAGATTATTATAAAAGAAAAAGAAGGAGAAACCGGAATTCAGTCCCCTGAAAGTCCTACTCAACTTTAA
- a CDS encoding LUD domain-containing protein has protein sequence MNLFKRIVSKFTNQPEEEEKPSLEKLGDSLKNADLDYKFAQLFTHSGGFFNYCADEAEALQTLHQIIKIEGIGKVFCWDKELQNFLNVVKVPYTPEMEHSSDAAFITCEYLIAYDGRIMLSHNNILHYHSSRLPGKIIIIANVSQIVNNLNDAMGKIKRNGNIKNLTSISGSHSKLDTSSHSNTKLFLLLLED, from the coding sequence TTGAATTTATTCAAGAGGATTGTTAGTAAATTTACCAACCAGCCTGAGGAAGAAGAAAAACCAAGCCTGGAAAAGTTAGGGGACTCGCTGAAAAATGCGGATCTCGACTATAAGTTTGCCCAATTGTTTACGCACTCGGGAGGATTTTTTAATTATTGTGCCGATGAAGCGGAAGCGCTACAGACATTACATCAGATTATCAAAATAGAAGGCATCGGGAAGGTATTCTGTTGGGATAAAGAACTGCAAAACTTCCTAAATGTCGTGAAAGTTCCTTATACCCCGGAAATGGAGCACTCAAGTGATGCGGCTTTTATCACCTGCGAATATCTGATCGCATATGACGGAAGGATCATGCTTTCTCATAATAACATCCTTCATTATCACTCATCAAGATTACCCGGTAAGATTATTATCATAGCCAATGTTTCGCAGATTGTCAATAATCTAAACGATGCTATGGGGAAAATAAAGAGAAACGGGAACATTAAGAATCTTACTTCTATCAGCGGCAGCCATTCGAAACTTGATACGTCTTCTCATTCCAATACAAAACTGTTTTTATTGTTGCTGGAAGATTAA
- a CDS encoding phosphatidate cytidylyltransferase, whose amino-acid sequence MDKNLIQRTLSGIVYVAVIILCTTPLGAQLINSISPESAKQEYLYYGLITFLMAVGSWECVKIMKFGNSYEKWVVFPLVGFIFYIFSKRYFHHDFFFDFRLSEILALVLIVVAVVTLFKYPNELYFDSGKLIFTVIYVALPFSFALGLPKFSSYEDRFSLEVLFLFILIWSSDTFAYLTGKFLGKHKMAPKISPKKTWEGYVGGVVLTLVLSYFVEQYHPDLRGNWMVVGFLVAAFAPAGDLVESQLKRNFAVKDSGNIIPGHGGVLDRLDSFLICVPVVYLYFILEKFI is encoded by the coding sequence TTGGACAAAAACCTCATTCAAAGAACCCTTTCCGGAATTGTGTACGTTGCCGTTATTATTCTGTGTACAACGCCTTTAGGCGCTCAGCTTATTAACAGCATCTCTCCGGAATCAGCAAAGCAGGAATACCTGTATTACGGTTTAATCACATTTCTGATGGCAGTAGGCTCATGGGAATGTGTAAAGATCATGAAGTTTGGAAACAGTTATGAGAAATGGGTCGTTTTTCCACTGGTAGGATTTATCTTTTATATTTTTTCCAAAAGGTATTTTCATCATGATTTCTTTTTTGATTTCAGGCTCAGTGAGATTTTGGCTCTGGTCTTAATTGTGGTCGCAGTGGTCACTTTATTCAAGTATCCCAATGAATTATACTTTGACAGCGGAAAACTCATTTTTACGGTTATTTATGTAGCCTTACCCTTCAGTTTTGCGCTGGGTCTGCCTAAGTTCTCAAGTTATGAAGACCGGTTTTCCCTGGAGGTTCTGTTCTTGTTTATTCTCATATGGAGTAGTGACACGTTTGCTTATTTGACAGGAAAGTTCCTCGGGAAGCATAAAATGGCGCCTAAAATATCTCCTAAAAAGACCTGGGAAGGGTATGTCGGTGGAGTAGTACTGACTTTGGTATTATCATATTTTGTGGAGCAGTATCATCCTGATCTTCGCGGAAACTGGATGGTGGTAGGATTTCTTGTGGCAGCCTTTGCTCCTGCGGGCGATCTGGTAGAAAGCCAGCTTAAAAGAAATTTCGCAGTCAAAGACAGCGGAAACATTATACCGGGACACGGTGGCGTATTAGATAGGCTTGATAGTTTTTTAATCTGCGTTCCTGTCGTATATTTGTACTTTATTTTAGAAAAATTTATTTAA
- a CDS encoding phosphatidylserine decarboxylase family protein produces MKLHRESKGTITVATLLFIIIGALAIYFLEMWSLVIVLPLLVVYSLVFWFFRVPNREILEHRENVIAPVDGKVVMIKEVEEDEFIKGKAIQVSIFMSPLNVHICRYPVSGEVIYKKYHPGKYLVAWHEKSSTENERTTIAVQSLTNHKVVFRQIAGYVARRIVFYCNEGDHAKAGHEFGFIKFGSRMDVFLPLDTEIICKIGDITKGGLDVIARMKD; encoded by the coding sequence ATGAAATTACACAGAGAATCAAAAGGAACAATTACCGTTGCAACCCTACTGTTTATCATTATTGGTGCGCTGGCTATTTATTTTCTTGAAATGTGGTCATTAGTGATCGTGCTGCCGTTATTGGTGGTGTACAGTTTGGTATTTTGGTTCTTCAGGGTTCCGAATCGTGAAATCCTTGAGCACAGAGAAAATGTTATTGCCCCGGTTGACGGAAAGGTGGTCATGATCAAAGAAGTGGAAGAAGATGAATTTATTAAAGGAAAAGCCATCCAGGTTTCCATTTTTATGTCTCCTCTGAATGTTCATATATGCCGGTATCCTGTTTCAGGAGAAGTCATTTACAAAAAATATCATCCCGGAAAATATCTGGTTGCATGGCACGAGAAATCTTCTACTGAGAACGAAAGAACGACGATTGCCGTACAGAGTCTGACGAATCATAAGGTGGTTTTCAGACAAATTGCGGGCTATGTGGCAAGAAGAATTGTTTTCTACTGTAATGAAGGAGATCATGCTAAGGCAGGACACGAATTCGGGTTTATTAAATTCGGGTCGAGAATGGATGTCTTTTTACCGCTGGATACCGAGATTATCTGTAAGATCGGAGATATCACAAAAGGAGGTCTGGATGTGATTGCCAGAATGAAAGATTAG
- a CDS encoding ABC transporter ATP-binding protein: MNQYIKILKFARPHQKYIYGSLFFNILYSVFQIASLGTILPVLGMLFGTIEAKKYSTAPVYSGDILDFFDYVKEYANYYVQSLVTEHGALSVLAWLCIITAFMFLLRNIFRYLGSFLLINYRVGVTKDLRGAMYRKILSLPVSFFTESRKGDLMSRMSNDVGEVEGNILGSLVELINAPFMLISTLVTLFFLSTEMTLFSLLVLPVMGTMIALIGKSLKKDSHEAQNEMGNIFSIVDETLKSTKVIKIFSAEKIMDTRFMQSMQRWINSSIRLGRKKELASPMSEFLGSVTFLIIAWYGGKQIIVEQSISPADFLVFLGIFFQILPPVKSLSQSISNVQKGEASLERVLEILDADVKIDEAPNPVSISTLNHSIEFNNIGFFYDKDHAILKNFSLSIPKGKTVALVGQSGSGKTTIANLLARFYDVSEGEIMIDETNIKNLNLKNYRQLLGMVTQESVLFNDTVYNNILMGKPDATREEVIAAAKIANADAFITRLPEGYDSNIGDDGGKLSGGQKQRVSIARAVLKNPPIMILDEATSALDTESERFVQDALEKMMENRTSLVIAHRLSTIQKADWIVVMEKGDIVEQGTHHELMAKKGTYQKLVELQNFD; encoded by the coding sequence ATGAACCAATATATTAAAATACTAAAGTTCGCGAGACCTCACCAAAAATACATCTACGGAAGTTTATTCTTCAATATTTTATATTCCGTATTTCAGATTGCTTCTTTAGGGACCATTTTACCGGTTTTAGGAATGCTTTTCGGAACCATTGAAGCTAAAAAATACAGTACGGCACCTGTTTATTCGGGTGACATTTTAGACTTTTTTGACTATGTCAAAGAATACGCCAATTATTATGTTCAGAGTTTAGTGACAGAACATGGTGCACTCAGCGTACTGGCGTGGCTTTGTATCATTACGGCCTTTATGTTTTTACTTCGGAATATCTTCAGATATCTGGGTTCATTTTTGCTGATCAATTATCGTGTAGGAGTTACCAAGGATCTGCGGGGAGCCATGTACAGAAAGATCCTTTCTTTACCGGTTTCCTTCTTTACGGAAAGCCGGAAAGGAGATCTGATGTCCCGTATGTCGAATGATGTGGGTGAAGTGGAAGGTAATATTCTAGGCAGCCTGGTTGAGCTTATTAACGCTCCGTTTATGTTAATCAGTACACTGGTGACGCTTTTCTTTTTGAGTACAGAGATGACTCTTTTCTCATTATTGGTACTGCCGGTAATGGGAACGATGATCGCCTTAATCGGAAAAAGTCTGAAAAAGGATTCTCACGAAGCGCAGAACGAAATGGGAAACATCTTTTCTATCGTTGATGAAACCCTGAAATCTACCAAAGTGATTAAGATTTTCAGCGCCGAGAAAATAATGGATACCCGGTTTATGCAGTCTATGCAGCGTTGGATCAACAGCTCAATACGGTTAGGAAGAAAAAAAGAACTGGCATCGCCCATGAGTGAATTTTTAGGTTCAGTTACGTTCCTGATTATCGCCTGGTACGGCGGAAAACAGATTATCGTGGAACAAAGCATTTCTCCGGCAGATTTCCTAGTGTTCTTAGGTATTTTTTTCCAGATATTGCCTCCTGTAAAGAGTTTGTCACAGTCTATCTCCAATGTTCAGAAGGGAGAAGCTTCTCTTGAGAGAGTTCTGGAAATCCTTGATGCTGATGTAAAAATCGATGAAGCACCCAACCCGGTTTCAATTTCAACGCTAAATCATTCAATCGAGTTTAATAATATCGGATTCTTTTATGATAAAGACCATGCAATCCTTAAAAACTTCTCGCTCAGTATTCCCAAAGGAAAAACAGTAGCGCTGGTAGGACAGAGCGGCAGTGGGAAAACAACGATTGCCAATCTTCTGGCGAGGTTCTATGATGTTTCGGAAGGGGAAATTATGATCGACGAAACGAATATAAAAAATCTAAATCTGAAAAATTACCGACAGCTCTTGGGAATGGTTACTCAGGAATCTGTATTATTCAATGATACGGTTTATAATAATATCTTAATGGGTAAACCTGATGCCACCCGGGAAGAAGTGATCGCCGCAGCAAAAATTGCCAATGCCGATGCTTTTATCACAAGACTACCTGAAGGATATGATTCTAATATCGGTGATGACGGAGGCAAGCTTTCCGGAGGACAGAAACAAAGGGTTTCAATTGCCAGAGCCGTACTGAAAAATCCACCGATCATGATTCTGGATGAAGCTACATCTGCTTTAGATACCGAATCGGAAAGATTTGTGCAGGATGCGCTGGAAAAAATGATGGAAAACAGAACTTCACTGGTCATTGCCCACCGGCTTTCAACCATTCAGAAAGCAGACTGGATTGTGGTCATGGAGAAAGGCGATATTGTGGAACAGGGAACACACCATGAGCTTATGGCTAAGAAGGGCACTTATCAGAAATTGGTAGAGCTTCAGAATTTTGATTAA
- a CDS encoding M28 family peptidase, which yields MKKLTYLTFSLFSVFSFAQQVSEERIRTVLSTLASDEMKGREIGTPENDNAAHYIAALFKENNLEYCTGNSYLVPFNYKGKTVYNVCGIKKGKTDQYLGFSGHFDHIGTTGKTNGDNIYNGADDDASGITTLVGIADYFKNKKPDFSMVFMAFNGEEKGMLGSTAISTDKTLDPIYNNLTSLFNFEMVATESEFGKNAVFMTGDGFSDLAGIFNKNAANGLKIHPDPYAKEQLFYRSDNVSFVKKKIIAHSISTADMSKIKHYHQVSDDVTVVDFDNLTRIINNFGTTLEKLSPENFAPKYNDKVRF from the coding sequence ATGAAAAAACTTACCTATCTTACCTTTTCTCTTTTTTCAGTTTTCTCCTTTGCGCAGCAGGTATCAGAAGAAAGAATCCGGACCGTACTTTCTACCCTGGCTTCCGACGAAATGAAAGGCCGGGAAATCGGAACTCCGGAAAATGACAATGCAGCCCATTATATTGCTGCACTTTTTAAAGAAAATAATTTAGAATACTGCACCGGAAATTCTTACCTGGTTCCCTTTAATTACAAAGGAAAAACGGTCTACAATGTATGTGGAATAAAGAAAGGAAAAACAGATCAATATCTCGGTTTCTCCGGTCATTTCGATCATATCGGAACAACCGGTAAAACAAATGGTGATAACATCTATAACGGCGCCGATGATGATGCCAGCGGCATTACCACACTGGTGGGAATTGCAGACTATTTCAAAAACAAAAAGCCAGATTTCTCTATGGTTTTCATGGCATTTAACGGAGAGGAAAAAGGGATGCTGGGCTCAACAGCGATTTCTACCGATAAGACACTGGATCCCATTTACAATAATCTTACTTCCCTTTTTAATTTTGAAATGGTGGCAACGGAATCAGAATTTGGCAAAAATGCAGTATTCATGACCGGTGACGGGTTTTCAGATCTTGCCGGAATTTTTAATAAAAATGCGGCGAACGGACTGAAAATACATCCCGACCCATATGCTAAGGAACAGTTGTTTTACAGATCCGATAACGTCAGCTTTGTGAAAAAGAAAATCATTGCCCATTCTATTTCTACGGCAGACATGAGTAAAATAAAGCATTATCATCAGGTAAGCGATGATGTCACTGTAGTGGATTTTGATAATCTCACCCGGATCATCAATAATTTTGGTACAACTTTAGAAAAGCTGTCTCCAGAGAATTTTGCCCCTAAATATAATGACAAAGTAAGATTTTAA
- a CDS encoding DUF4293 family protein, producing MLQRIQTIWTFLAVLAAVFLFVTGQDMIISASIPILDIGCVILVLVGLLSVFSFKNRKRQILLNTISIIINALLIGVLIYWLQNLSGGIQFPEKGIEPVFPLIAVICLIISNTYIKRDERLVKSVDRLR from the coding sequence ATGTTACAAAGAATACAGACAATATGGACTTTTTTAGCAGTTTTGGCTGCTGTATTTCTGTTCGTTACAGGGCAGGATATGATCATTTCAGCTTCTATTCCTATCCTTGATATAGGCTGTGTGATCCTGGTTTTGGTTGGATTACTGAGTGTATTCAGCTTTAAAAACAGAAAGAGACAGATTTTGCTGAATACCATCAGCATTATTATAAACGCTTTGTTGATTGGTGTATTGATTTACTGGTTGCAAAACTTATCCGGAGGAATTCAGTTTCCTGAGAAGGGTATTGAGCCGGTTTTTCCATTGATCGCGGTGATCTGTTTGATTATTTCAAACACATACATCAAGAGAGATGAAAGGCTCGTAAAATCTGTAGACAGACTTCGATAA
- the rho gene encoding transcription termination factor Rho produces MFNIETLRSKSVTELTKILKDLGVKVARNSNENDKIFAILDFQASNPKVSKDYFNTTEASITAEEAPAEKPAKAPVKKAAAPRKTPAKPKVPAAKAAAEPQEAAEIKTEEKEIVSEEVKAEHPEEAKPATTTDETSNANAAKKKRKRVPVAETGNTEAPQPKTEAPKNTESQESAPAEEKPANPQQQPQARSQKGQNQPQNSGNQHRNQNQNQNQNSNQNQNQNQNQNQNRQQHSERQEEHHEHKKEFSFDGMVSIEGVLEILPDNYGFLRSSDFSYISSPDDVYVSTAQIRNFSLKTGDTVRGIVRLPKEGEKYFSLLKPTEVNGRDLAFIKDRVAFEYLTPLFPEEKFNLTGNNSTMSTRIVDLIAPIGKGQRAMIVAQPKTGKTMLLKDIANSIAANHPEVYMMVLLIDERPEEVTDMERSVNAEVIASTFDEAAEKHVKVANLVLAKAQRMVECGHDVVILLDSITRLARAYNTVTPASGKVLSGGVDANALHKPKRFFGAARKIEGGGSLTIIATALIDTGSKMDEVIFEEFKGTGNMELQLDRKIANRRIYPAIDLVASSTRRDDLLLDEVTSQRMWILRKYLSEMNPIEAMEFVSKNIRGTRNNEEFLMSMNK; encoded by the coding sequence ATGTTTAACATAGAAACGTTAAGGTCAAAATCCGTAACGGAACTGACTAAAATCTTGAAGGATTTAGGCGTTAAAGTTGCAAGAAACAGCAATGAGAATGATAAAATATTTGCTATTCTCGACTTTCAAGCTTCTAACCCTAAAGTATCCAAAGATTATTTCAATACCACAGAAGCGAGTATAACTGCTGAAGAAGCGCCCGCCGAAAAACCAGCGAAAGCGCCTGTGAAGAAAGCTGCTGCTCCAAGGAAAACACCTGCAAAACCTAAGGTCCCGGCGGCAAAAGCGGCTGCAGAACCACAGGAAGCCGCAGAAATAAAAACTGAAGAAAAGGAAATTGTTTCCGAAGAAGTAAAAGCTGAACACCCTGAAGAGGCAAAACCAGCAACAACCACAGATGAAACTTCAAACGCCAACGCAGCGAAGAAAAAAAGAAAAAGAGTTCCTGTAGCGGAAACCGGTAATACCGAAGCCCCGCAGCCTAAAACAGAAGCTCCTAAAAACACAGAATCTCAGGAATCTGCTCCAGCAGAAGAAAAGCCTGCCAATCCTCAACAACAGCCTCAGGCCAGATCTCAAAAGGGACAAAACCAACCGCAAAACAGCGGAAACCAGCATAGAAATCAGAATCAGAATCAGAACCAGAATTCGAATCAAAACCAAAACCAAAACCAGAATCAGAATCAGAACAGACAACAGCATTCTGAAAGACAGGAGGAACACCACGAGCACAAAAAAGAGTTCAGTTTCGACGGGATGGTAAGCATTGAAGGGGTTCTGGAAATCTTACCTGATAATTACGGATTTTTACGTTCGTCAGATTTCAGTTATATTTCTTCTCCTGATGATGTGTATGTATCTACCGCACAGATCAGAAATTTCAGTTTAAAAACAGGAGATACCGTAAGGGGAATCGTGAGGCTTCCGAAAGAAGGTGAAAAATATTTCTCTTTATTGAAGCCAACAGAGGTGAACGGACGTGATCTTGCCTTTATTAAAGACCGTGTCGCTTTCGAATACCTTACCCCGCTTTTCCCGGAAGAAAAATTTAATCTTACCGGAAATAATTCTACCATGTCTACCAGAATTGTTGATTTAATTGCACCTATCGGGAAAGGACAAAGAGCCATGATCGTCGCCCAGCCTAAAACCGGTAAGACCATGTTGCTTAAAGATATTGCCAATTCCATTGCTGCCAATCACCCGGAAGTTTATATGATGGTGCTTCTTATTGACGAACGTCCCGAGGAGGTTACCGATATGGAAAGAAGCGTAAATGCGGAAGTGATCGCATCTACATTTGATGAAGCAGCGGAAAAACATGTAAAAGTAGCGAACCTTGTACTGGCAAAAGCACAGAGAATGGTTGAATGCGGACATGATGTGGTGATCTTACTGGATTCCATTACAAGATTGGCAAGAGCTTATAATACCGTGACACCTGCTTCCGGTAAAGTTTTATCGGGTGGGGTTGATGCGAATGCTCTTCATAAGCCGAAAAGATTTTTCGGAGCTGCCAGAAAAATCGAGGGTGGAGGATCATTGACGATTATCGCAACGGCTCTTATTGACACAGGCTCAAAAATGGATGAAGTGATTTTTGAAGAATTCAAAGGAACGGGTAATATGGAACTTCAGTTAGACCGTAAAATTGCCAACAGAAGAATTTACCCTGCCATTGACCTGGTTGCTTCAAGCACGCGTAGAGATGATTTGCTTCTGGATGAGGTGACGTCTCAGAGAATGTGGATTCTGAGAAAATATCTTTCAGAAATGAATCCTATCGAAGCCATGGAATTCGTAAGTAAAAACATCAGAGGAACCCGTAATAACGAAGAATTCCTGATGTCTATGAATAAATAA
- a CDS encoding superoxide dismutase gives MSFELPKLAYAYDALEPTIDAKTMEIHHTKHHQAYIDNLNNAIKGTDLEEKTIEEICQTGTDKPAVRNNGGGHFNHSLFWEILTPGGSNEPVGNVKAAIETYGGLEKFKTDFSDAAKTRFGSGWAWLVKNTDGSVSVSSTPNQDNPLMPVADVKGTPVLGLDVWEHAYYLNYQNRRPDYVAAFFSVVNWDKVEELFNK, from the coding sequence ATGTCATTTGAATTACCAAAATTAGCATATGCTTATGATGCACTGGAGCCTACTATTGATGCGAAAACGATGGAAATCCACCATACCAAGCATCATCAGGCATACATCGACAATTTAAATAATGCCATAAAAGGGACCGACTTAGAAGAAAAAACAATAGAAGAAATCTGCCAGACAGGGACTGATAAACCAGCGGTAAGAAATAACGGGGGTGGACATTTTAACCATTCTTTATTCTGGGAAATTTTAACGCCTGGGGGAAGCAATGAACCTGTAGGAAATGTAAAAGCTGCTATTGAAACGTACGGAGGCCTTGAAAAATTTAAAACGGATTTTTCTGATGCTGCTAAGACAAGATTCGGTTCAGGATGGGCCTGGTTGGTAAAAAATACTGACGGTTCCGTTTCTGTATCTTCAACTCCAAACCAGGATAACCCGTTAATGCCTGTTGCAGACGTTAAAGGAACTCCGGTTTTAGGACTTGATGTATGGGAACATGCTTACTATTTAAACTATCAGAACAGAAGACCTGATTATGTAGCAGCGTTCTTCTCTGTAGTTAACTGGGATAAAGTGGAAGAATTATTTAATAAATAA